The following are from one region of the Bactrocera oleae isolate idBacOlea1 chromosome 6, idBacOlea1, whole genome shotgun sequence genome:
- the LOC106618538 gene encoding uncharacterized protein produces the protein MYKVVAMSDAESESEYTDHSHRPILGKAQLSTKRRFRVRKRKSRKKKFPGTHRRRKYICLAIAALVTIFLLAAFISISDNNNSNNNGTSAYEEAAVSTPSSRSRTKSIAVLNRQRNDVPLFGGYCSVTLSNNTQLKDSRSFDAVVINSTLDNILSGRDLINVNADHSLIIFCTDKPLQFSNSSNISLANSHLRIYDKIFSYSLKSDFVYQPYKIVRRNDSRIMSPTLQPHWDVPQATFESHISRNLFYESVIDSSPLALAILNRPCQVARKELIERITQNMDVHTYGECGEYSCGEGSCKFVPHSRGNKTYKFFLAFEEELCEDYVSESFFKALNGSMLPVVFGGANYTRFAPPNSYINARDYASIRELTEYLLYLDQNPEEYIKYFTWYERYYVRGYSYDLQDICEYLKKADKVKLKVDALKATNTTIASWLNENMCQPYELPETWTS, from the exons ATGTACAAAGTGGTAGCAATGTCGGACGCCGAGTCGGAATCGGAATATACGGATCATTCCCATAGGCCTATATTGGGAAAGGCACAATTATCCACCAAGCGTAGGTTCAGAGTGCGTAAACGTAAAAGTAGAAAGAAGAAATTTCCGGGCACACATCGACGTAGAAAGTATATATGCCTTGCCATTGCAGCTTTGGTAACCATTTTCTTATTAGCAGCGTTTATATCGATCAGTGAcaataacaacagtaacaaTAATGGAACAAGTGCATATGAGGAAGCAGCAGTAAGCACTCCTTCTTCTAGGAGTAGGACAAAATCGATAGCAGTTTTAAATAGGCAGAGAAACGATGTGCCTTTGTTCGGCGGCTATTGTTCCGTTACATTAAGTAACAATACTCAATTGAAAGACTCTAGAAGTTTTGATGCTGTTGTTATAAATTCAACTCTTGATAATATATTAAGTGGTCGTGATCTCATCAACGTGAACGCAGACCATTCACTTATCATTTTCTGTACAGACAAACCGTTACAATTTAGTAATAGCAGTAATATATCGTTGGCGAATTCCCACTTGCGTATTTacgataaaatattttcatattcctTGAAGTCCGACTTCGTTTATCAACCATACAAAATAGTGAGACGAAATGATTCGAGAATTATGTCACCCACATTGCAACCGCATTGGGATGTGCCGCAAGCGACCTTCGAGTCACatatttcaagaaatttattttatgaaagtgTGATAGATTCATCCCCATTGGCGTTGGCCATACTGAATCGACCCTGTCAAGTAGCACGTAAGGAATTGATCGAGCGTATAACTCAAAATATGGACGTGCACACTTATGGCGAATGTGGTGAATATAG CTGTGGCGAAGGCTCCTGCAAATTCGTACCACATAGTCGAGGGAATAAAACGTATAAGTTTTTCTTGGCCTTCGAAGAAGAACTGTGCGAGGATTACGTTAGCGAGAGCTTTTTCAAAGCTTTGAACGGCAGCATGTTGCCGGTAGTCTTCGGTGGTGCTAATTACACACGTTTCGCGCCCCCCAACTCGTACATAAACGCTCGCGATTATGCGAGTATACGCGAACTAACCGAATACTTGCTCTATTTGGACCAGAACCCCGAggaatacataaaatatttcacatggTATGAAAGGTATTACGTCCGAGGGTATTCTTATGACTTGCAGGATATCTgcgaatatttgaaaaaagctGATAAGGTCAAACTAAAGGTTGACGCTTTGAaggcaacaaatacaacaattgCAAGTtggttaaatgaaaatatgtgtCAACCATATGAATTGCCCGAAACGTGGACTTCTTAA